The sequence TTGTCGACTGCATGGAATACCTGGCCACGTGTCCCCATACGAAAGTGATCGCTCTTTATATCGAAGGCGTTCGGCGCGGAGGACGCTTCATGGAAGCCGCCAGGAAAATTGCGCCGCACAAGCCGATCGTGGCCCTTTACGTCGGCGGATCGGAGGCCGGAAGGCGGGCCGGTTTTTCCCACACAGGTTCCATGGCGGGGCCGGACGATCTCTATGAGGGCATGTTCAAACAAAGCGGCATCATTCGAGCGGCGTCCATTACGGAGTTGTTCGACTTTTGCTGGGCCCTGGGGGTCCTGCCGCTGCCGGCGGGCAACCGCATAATGGTTCAAACAAACTCCGGCGGTCCGGGGGCCACGGCTGCGGACGCCTGTGACCGCGTCGGTATGGTGCTGCCGCCGCTTTCCCAGCGGACGGTCGAGGCGCTGAAACCTTTCATGCCGCACACGGGCACCTTCGGCAACCCCGTGGATTTCACCTTTACCAAAAACCTCATGGACTATTTCGACAAGATCCCTTCCTCGCTGCTGGAGGAGGAAAATATCGACACCTTGTTGACCTATTTCCTGTCCCCCTCCGTCTTTATCGAGCGGGCCTTGAAACAGATGGGTCTGCCCCCCGAAAAAGTCTCCCGGGAAGCCGAAAAATTAGCCCTGGATGCTGCCGACAGGTACGCCGCGGCGACAGCCGGGGGGGGGAAACCCGTTGTCGGCTTCACCCACCGCAGCTTGAAGGAAGACTTTTCCCGGCGGTTGATCACCAACGGTATCCCGTTGTTCCCGGATCCCACAAGGGCTTCCCGGGCCTTGCGCGCCCTTTTGGATTACAAAGCCATGAAAAGGCGGCTGGAGGAAGGATGACGACGAAGGATCTTGTCCTGGCCATCGACAACGGCACCCAGAGCCTCAAGGCCCTTGTGTACGACCTTGAGGGCCGGTTGCTGGCCAAAGAGGTGGTTGTTTTCGAGCCCTACTTTTCGGATCAGCCGGGTTGGACCGAACAGGACCCCGAGGTATTCTGGAGGGCACTCTGTCAGGGATGCCGGTCGTTGTGGTCTCGAGGGGAGGTGGAAAAGACCAGGATTGCCGGCGTCGCCCTGACCACTCAGCGGAGCACCGTAGTAAACGTTGATAAGAATGGTACGGCACTGCGGCCGGCCATGCTGTGGCCTGACCAGCGCAGGACCTACGGTCTGCCTGCGGTGGGCGGTTGGTGGGGCCTCATCTTCATGGTCGCCGGTCTTCGCAAGACCGTTGCCTACCTTCAAGAAGAGGCCGAAGCCAACTGGATTCGCACCTATCAGCCGGAAATCTGGAAAAACACCTACAAATACCTGTTCCTGTCGGGATACCTCACCCATCGGTTGACCGGCGAATTCGCCGATTCGGTGGGTTGTCAGGTGGGCTACGTTCCCTTCGACTACAGGCGACAGCGCTGGTCGGCCAGGTGGGACTGGAAGTGGCGCGTCCTGCCCATGGCGCCGGAACTGCTTCCCCGATTAAAACAACCCGGGGTCGTGCTGGGAGAAATAACGTCCGCGGCCTCGACGCAAACAGGCATCCCGGCGGGGCTGCCCCTGATAGCCGCGGCGGCGGACAAAGCCTGTGAGGTGATCGGCTCCGGCAGCTTGGAACCGCAGGTCGGTTGCCTGAGTTACGGTACCACGGCGACCATCAACGTGACCCACCGGAAATATGTGGAGCCGATTTCGTTGCTGCCCGCCTATCCGTCGGCCATCCCGGGTTATTATGCGGTGGAGGTCCAGGTGTACCGGGGATACTGGATGGTCAACTGGTTTAAAAAGCAGTTCGGTCACCCCGAAATGCAGGTTGCCGCGAAAAAGGACCTGGAGCCTGAAGCGCTTTTCGACAATCTGGTGGACAAAGTCGAGCCCGGTTCCATGGGGCTGATGCTCCAGCCTTACTGGACACCGGGGTTGAAATCACCGGGACCGGAAGCCAAGGGCGCCATTATCGGGTTCGGGGACATTCACACGCGCGCCCACCTGTACCGTTCCATTCTGGAGGGGTTGGCCTACGCTCTCAGGGAGGGCAAGGAGCGTATCGAACGGCGTACGAAAATTCCCATCACCAGCCTACGGGTGTCCGGGGGGGGCAGCCAGAGCCGCAACGCCATGCAGATCACCGCCGATATTTTCGGCCTGCCCACGGCCAAACCGGAGGTGTATGAGACTTCCGGCCTGGGGGCCGCCATCGACGCCGCGGTCGGCCTCGGGCTGCACGAAAATTTTTCCGCGGCCGTCAAAGCCATGACCCACGTGGGCGAGGTTTTCGAACCGGACCTGAAAACCCACAAGCTCTATAACGCTCTTTACCAGGACGTTTATAAAAAGATGTATGGACGTCTGAAGCCCCTCTACGAGCGCATCCGCGAAATTACCGGGTACCCCGAGTAAGGCTAACGGCCATTCCTTGAAGACAAAATTAATTCAAGGATCGGGGAGTTTTAGCTTAAAACCCTTGTCATCCCTGTGCAGGCGGGGATCAAGAGAGCGATTAGCCATATGCCCTGGATCCCCGCCTGCGCGGGGATGACGGGAAAACACCCCGATGGCTCAATTAATT is a genomic window of Deltaproteobacteria bacterium containing:
- a CDS encoding CoA-binding protein translates to GPNCLGVANPHHRMNPTPFHYDAEPGFIGLASQSGSFVTQMFNYLAGFGLGYSTAFSVGNEANVDIVDCMEYLATCPHTKVIALYIEGVRRGGRFMEAARKIAPHKPIVALYVGGSEAGRRAGFSHTGSMAGPDDLYEGMFKQSGIIRAASITELFDFCWALGVLPLPAGNRIMVQTNSGGPGATAADACDRVGMVLPPLSQRTVEALKPFMPHTGTFGNPVDFTFTKNLMDYFDKIPSSLLEEENIDTLLTYFLSPSVFIERALKQMGLPPEKVSREAEKLALDAADRYAAATAGGGKPVVGFTHRSLKEDFSRRLITNGIPLFPDPTRASRALRALLDYKAMKRRLEEG
- a CDS encoding FGGY-family carbohydrate kinase, coding for MTTKDLVLAIDNGTQSLKALVYDLEGRLLAKEVVVFEPYFSDQPGWTEQDPEVFWRALCQGCRSLWSRGEVEKTRIAGVALTTQRSTVVNVDKNGTALRPAMLWPDQRRTYGLPAVGGWWGLIFMVAGLRKTVAYLQEEAEANWIRTYQPEIWKNTYKYLFLSGYLTHRLTGEFADSVGCQVGYVPFDYRRQRWSARWDWKWRVLPMAPELLPRLKQPGVVLGEITSAASTQTGIPAGLPLIAAAADKACEVIGSGSLEPQVGCLSYGTTATINVTHRKYVEPISLLPAYPSAIPGYYAVEVQVYRGYWMVNWFKKQFGHPEMQVAAKKDLEPEALFDNLVDKVEPGSMGLMLQPYWTPGLKSPGPEAKGAIIGFGDIHTRAHLYRSILEGLAYALREGKERIERRTKIPITSLRVSGGGSQSRNAMQITADIFGLPTAKPEVYETSGLGAAIDAAVGLGLHENFSAAVKAMTHVGEVFEPDLKTHKLYNALYQDVYKKMYGRLKPLYERIREITGYPE